From the genome of Geminocystis herdmanii PCC 6308, one region includes:
- a CDS encoding YifB family Mg chelatase-like AAA ATPase has protein sequence MLARVWSATVVGIDAVKVGVEVDVSGGLPKVIVVGLPDTAVQESRERVKAALKNSGFAFPVRQITVNLSPADLRKQGPSFDLPISIGILAASEQIDPTYLNDYLFLGEVSLDGSLRSIAGVLPIAVTAEKLGFRGIIVPKDNAQEASVVEGIKVYGLSNINEVAEFLQNPFSFTPTIFQEEEETDSLLDRAYNLRDVKGQNHGRRALEIAAAGGHNLIFVGPPGAGKTMLARRLSSILPPLDFQESLQVSQIYSVAGLLKNKGSLIRERPFRSPHHSASGVALVGGGSFPQPGEISLSHQGVLFLDELTEFKRSVLEFLRQPLEDGFITISRARQSVLFPAQFTLIASTNPCPCGYFGDSIQPCTCSPRQREQYWAKLSGPLLDRIDLQVVVSRLKPEEMTTQKTGESSEMVRERVKKARHIAQNRFQGDNISCNAQMQTRHLREYCILDDSSRNLLESAIRKLGLSARGMDRILKVSRTIADLAGDEHLKSHHLAEAIQYRTIDRMQ, from the coding sequence ATGTTAGCTAGGGTTTGGAGTGCTACCGTTGTCGGCATTGATGCGGTAAAAGTTGGGGTAGAAGTGGACGTGTCGGGGGGATTACCTAAAGTTATTGTGGTAGGTTTACCTGATACTGCCGTACAGGAGTCGAGGGAAAGAGTCAAAGCCGCGCTGAAAAATTCGGGTTTTGCTTTCCCCGTCAGACAGATAACGGTGAATCTCTCTCCTGCGGATTTGCGCAAACAAGGACCAAGTTTTGATTTACCCATTAGTATCGGTATTCTAGCCGCTTCTGAACAAATTGATCCCACCTACCTCAATGATTATCTATTTTTGGGGGAGGTTTCTCTTGATGGTAGTTTAAGATCGATCGCAGGGGTGTTACCCATCGCCGTCACTGCCGAAAAATTGGGCTTTAGGGGGATTATTGTACCCAAAGACAACGCCCAAGAAGCCTCTGTAGTGGAAGGAATAAAGGTTTATGGATTGAGTAATATTAATGAGGTGGCAGAATTTTTACAAAATCCCTTCAGTTTTACCCCCACGATTTTTCAAGAAGAAGAAGAAACCGATAGTTTGCTCGATCGAGCCTATAATTTAAGGGATGTAAAAGGGCAAAATCACGGACGTAGAGCTCTAGAAATTGCGGCGGCAGGAGGACATAATTTGATTTTTGTTGGTCCTCCGGGGGCAGGTAAAACCATGTTGGCGAGACGATTATCGAGCATTTTACCTCCCTTAGATTTTCAAGAATCTTTACAAGTATCCCAGATTTATTCGGTGGCAGGATTACTCAAAAATAAAGGCTCATTAATACGAGAGCGCCCTTTTCGTAGTCCTCATCATTCCGCTAGTGGCGTGGCACTGGTGGGGGGAGGCTCATTTCCTCAACCCGGAGAAATTTCTTTGTCACATCAAGGTGTACTTTTTCTTGACGAGTTAACAGAATTCAAGCGTAGCGTATTAGAATTTCTTCGCCAACCCCTAGAAGACGGTTTCATCACCATTTCAAGAGCAAGACAATCGGTTCTTTTTCCAGCCCAGTTTACCTTGATAGCCTCTACCAACCCATGCCCCTGCGGTTATTTTGGGGATTCTATCCAACCTTGTACTTGTTCACCACGACAACGAGAACAATATTGGGCAAAATTATCAGGGCCTCTTCTCGATCGAATTGACTTACAAGTAGTAGTAAGCCGTCTCAAACCCGAAGAAATGACTACCCAAAAAACGGGAGAAAGTTCAGAGATGGTAAGGGAAAGGGTAAAAAAAGCTCGACACATAGCCCAAAATCGTTTTCAAGGGGATAACATTAGTTGTAATGCACAGATGCAAACTCGTCATTTAAGAGAATATTGTATATTAGATGATTCTAGTCGTAATTTGCTAGAAAGTGCCATCCGCAAATTAGGTTTATCCGCACGGGGTATGGATCGTATTCTAAAAGTATCACGCACGATCGCTGATTTAGCTGGAGATGAACATTTAAAGAGTCATCATTTAGCAGAAGCTATACAGTATCGTACCATCGATCGAATGCAATAA
- a CDS encoding TlyA family RNA methyltransferase has translation MPKERIDVLLTDKQLCDSRSTAQKLIRAGKVRVKQQIIDKPGTLIDVESTIEVEQEPPFVSRGGEKLVKALDEFKITVEGRICLDGGISTGGFTDCLLQRGATKVYGVDVGYGQVAWKLRQDDRVILLERTNFRHLSIEKLYNNEEKADLGVMDLSFISLTKVLDKLWELLDSPRDIILLIKPQFEVGKDKVGKNGVVRDSRLQASAIHQVLTQAQSLGWYYQSLTWSPITGPAGNIEYLMWLNQLENNSSLSLETIEKITRESHLSLIN, from the coding sequence ATGCCCAAAGAAAGAATAGATGTACTCTTGACAGATAAACAATTATGTGATAGTCGATCGACTGCCCAAAAATTGATTCGTGCAGGAAAAGTGAGGGTAAAACAACAAATTATCGATAAACCGGGTACATTAATCGATGTTGAAAGTACGATCGAAGTAGAACAAGAACCGCCTTTTGTGTCGAGGGGAGGAGAGAAATTAGTCAAAGCCTTAGATGAGTTTAAAATCACCGTCGAAGGGAGAATTTGCCTAGATGGGGGCATTTCTACGGGAGGTTTTACGGATTGCCTTTTGCAACGGGGGGCGACTAAAGTTTATGGGGTGGATGTAGGCTATGGACAAGTTGCATGGAAGTTACGACAGGACGATCGAGTAATACTATTGGAAAGGACTAATTTTCGACATCTATCGATCGAAAAACTCTATAATAACGAGGAAAAAGCCGATTTAGGGGTAATGGACTTATCATTTATCTCTCTTACCAAAGTTTTAGATAAATTATGGGAACTTTTAGACTCCCCAAGGGATATTATCTTATTAATTAAACCGCAGTTTGAAGTCGGCAAAGATAAAGTAGGCAAAAATGGAGTAGTCAGAGATTCTCGTTTACAAGCCTCTGCCATCCATCAAGTATTAACCCAAGCGCAGAGTCTCGGATGGTACTATCAAAGTTTAACATGGTCTCCCATCACAGGACCTGCGGGAAATATTGAATATCTAATGTGGTTAAATCAATTAGAAAATAATTCTTCACTTTCCCTAGAAACCATCGAAAAAATCACCCGTGAAAGTCATTTATCTCTCATTAATTAA
- a CDS encoding type II toxin-antitoxin system RelE family toxin — protein sequence MVWKIRFNPRVEKELKKLHPSVQKKIIIYLKQQIASQENPRLFGKSLHGNMQGLWRYRVGDYRIICQILDHELIILVVKVGHRKHIYLD from the coding sequence TTGGTTTGGAAAATTAGATTTAATCCACGGGTAGAAAAAGAGTTAAAAAAACTACATCCATCTGTCCAAAAAAAAATTATTATCTATTTAAAACAACAAATAGCGAGTCAAGAAAACCCTCGTTTATTCGGGAAAAGTTTGCATGGTAATATGCAAGGATTGTGGCGTTATCGTGTGGGCGATTATCGTATAATTTGTCAAATTTTGGATCATGAATTAATTATTTTAGTAGTTAAAGTTGGTCATCGTAAACATATTTATCTTGATTAA
- the relB gene encoding type II toxin-antitoxin system RelB family antitoxin — MVTLSLSPNIENRLSILAHELGKKEDELLQDAIISYLEDLEDIRDAEIRLSDSLNSYVTIEEMEKRLGLEN; from the coding sequence ATGGTAACTCTTAGTCTATCTCCAAATATTGAAAATCGTTTATCAATCTTAGCCCATGAATTAGGCAAAAAAGAAGATGAATTATTACAAGATGCTATCATTAGTTATTTAGAGGATTTAGAAGACATTAGAGACGCTGAAATTCGTTTATCAGATTCTCTTAATTCTTATGTGACGATTGAGGAAATGGAGAAAAGACTTGGTTTGGAAAATTAG
- the larC gene encoding nickel pincer cofactor biosynthesis protein LarC, protein METIAYLQCPTGIAGDMLLGALVSIDVPLEYIDHGLKSLNFEEEYTLRQETVQKQGQTATKIHVDLNHHTNHHHHRHLPAIENLIQNGNLPPQVKENSLKIFRQLALAEGKVHGIPPEKVHFHEVGATDAIVDIVGTCLGLEYLKIQKLYCSALPTGGGTIKAAHGILPVPVPAVLELWQTREIPIYSNGIEKELVTPTGAAIVTTLAEDFGNPPTMKLKKMGFGAGNLDLPIPNIVRLWLGERETIDNLETIAVLETQIDDTNPQIFGYLLDELLNIGALDVFTQPVMMKKSRLGVLLTVICHQSKINDCETLIFKETSTIGIRRQIQQRKALTREIKTISTQYGEIRVKIATEGSNIVNIQPEYEDCVSIARQHNIPLHLVMNEAKKKSTDL, encoded by the coding sequence ATGGAAACCATCGCTTATTTACAATGTCCCACAGGTATCGCAGGAGATATGTTATTAGGAGCTTTAGTTTCGATCGATGTACCCTTAGAATATATTGATCATGGCTTAAAAAGTCTCAACTTTGAAGAAGAATATACTTTAAGACAGGAAACAGTACAAAAACAAGGACAAACCGCCACAAAAATCCATGTTGACTTAAATCACCACACTAATCATCACCACCATCGTCATTTACCAGCCATTGAAAACCTTATCCAAAACGGCAATTTACCGCCCCAAGTCAAAGAAAATAGCTTAAAAATTTTTCGACAACTTGCCCTAGCAGAAGGAAAAGTACACGGTATTCCCCCTGAAAAAGTCCATTTTCACGAAGTTGGCGCCACCGATGCCATCGTGGATATTGTCGGTACTTGTTTAGGTTTAGAGTATCTTAAAATTCAAAAGTTATACTGTTCGGCTTTGCCCACAGGGGGAGGCACAATCAAAGCCGCCCATGGTATCTTACCAGTACCTGTTCCTGCCGTATTGGAATTATGGCAAACTAGGGAAATTCCCATATATAGTAACGGCATCGAGAAAGAATTAGTTACTCCCACAGGTGCCGCCATTGTCACTACTTTAGCTGAGGATTTTGGTAATCCCCCCACCATGAAGTTAAAGAAAATGGGCTTTGGTGCTGGTAATCTTGATTTACCCATACCGAATATTGTGAGACTGTGGTTAGGGGAAAGGGAAACCATCGATAACCTAGAAACTATTGCCGTTTTGGAAACCCAAATTGATGATACTAACCCTCAAATTTTTGGTTATTTGTTGGATGAGTTACTAAACATTGGGGCGCTGGATGTGTTTACTCAACCAGTGATGATGAAAAAAAGTCGCCTTGGTGTTTTGTTAACGGTTATTTGTCATCAGTCGAAAATTAATGACTGTGAAACTCTCATTTTTAAAGAGACTAGCACCATCGGCATTCGTCGTCAAATTCAACAAAGGAAAGCCTTAACTAGAGAAATTAAAACGATTTCTACCCAATATGGCGAAATTCGAGTCAAAATAGCTACAGAGGGTTCAAATATAGTTAATATTCAACCTGAATATGAAGATTGTGTTTCGATCGCACGTCAGCATAACATACCTTTGCACCTTGTGATGAATGAAGCGAAGAAAAAAAGTACTGATCTATAA
- a CDS encoding PPC domain-containing protein, which produces MNKYIVTFFSLIVSSNYFIPSVFAQSKIYNPIPLQENQPIIDTLTTDDIPTGDGGFARDYMINLNKGDQIAIDLMSDDFDTVVILMSEDGVTIAENDDAPDSDSNSLLFTRIAEDGRYIIRVRAFGAVGSGNFTLKLTKLKPINN; this is translated from the coding sequence ATGAATAAATATATTGTTACTTTTTTTTCTCTGATTGTCTCCTCCAATTATTTTATCCCTAGTGTTTTCGCTCAATCTAAAATATATAACCCCATTCCTCTACAAGAAAATCAACCTATCATTGATACCCTCACTACTGATGATATTCCTACAGGAGACGGCGGTTTTGCCAGAGATTATATGATCAATTTAAACAAAGGTGATCAAATAGCTATCGATTTGATGTCCGATGATTTTGATACGGTAGTAATTTTAATGTCTGAAGATGGTGTTACGATCGCCGAAAATGATGATGCCCCCGATAGCGATAGTAACTCTCTTTTATTTACCCGTATTGCAGAAGATGGGCGTTATATCATTAGGGTGAGGGCATTTGGTGCGGTAGGTAGCGGTAATTTTACCCTTAAGTTAACTAAATTAAAACCAATTAATAATTAA
- a CDS encoding diguanylate cyclase domain-containing protein yields MNNQNDDFTSNLRDTLLDHQQKLTDENREEGQYLYLLIIEDGNDKRLIYLTDEMYEMGRRHDVEIIFHDQAVSRDHATIIKEYNQEENLFFYKIVDGSLSGKKSTNGLIINNKQYQNKYLEHGDLIQFSKQAKARFFVIDKNSQIKDIFNIINKSENPEEILIDKDLDSYAKKTLDHQTFHFENDPNLEKENIANYISKLSSFAELSPYPIIEINLQGKLTYYNQAANFLFPNLAEEKMSHPVLSNLLKAEQKIHGNLFVRELHCYNKVFEQYIHYLPELKLIRSYIFDFTERKEIEARLKDSEAKYRAVIEQISEGIILFTAEDFLIIEVNAFANKILKYSLKELIHENIESFIGDKPEEFRENLERLKITKISFRQELKLKVKNDKPLEVELSVSVITYQNKLVYCSVFRDISDRKKLENKLKYQAYHDSLTGLYKRNFFIHSCTKSLARAKRKKMVIAVMFFDVDYFKQINDNYGHDIGDLLLKQFAQRLQHSLREADSLARWGGDEFVALLPDITSQDDLIIILDRIVQAIRVPFLCNDITIRTSTSIGVAIYPKHGTDIDALLKKADKALYTTKNNGRNGYTIYL; encoded by the coding sequence GTGAATAATCAAAATGACGATTTTACATCTAATCTTCGAGACACCTTATTAGATCATCAACAGAAATTAACTGATGAAAATAGGGAAGAAGGACAATATTTATATTTGCTAATTATCGAGGATGGTAATGATAAACGTCTGATTTATTTAACCGATGAAATGTATGAAATGGGGCGTCGTCATGATGTCGAAATAATTTTTCATGATCAAGCTGTGTCGAGAGATCATGCGACAATAATTAAAGAATATAATCAAGAAGAAAACTTATTTTTTTATAAAATTGTTGATGGTAGTTTATCAGGCAAAAAAAGTACTAACGGCTTAATTATTAATAATAAACAGTATCAAAATAAATATTTAGAACATGGAGATTTAATACAATTTAGTAAACAAGCAAAAGCTCGTTTTTTTGTTATTGATAAAAACTCTCAAATAAAAGATATTTTTAACATTATTAATAAGTCAGAAAATCCTGAGGAAATTTTAATAGATAAAGATTTAGATAGTTATGCTAAAAAAACCTTAGATCATCAAACTTTTCATTTTGAAAATGATCCAAATTTAGAGAAGGAAAATATAGCTAATTATATATCGAAACTTAGTTCTTTTGCAGAATTAAGTCCTTATCCGATAATTGAGATTAATTTACAGGGAAAATTGACTTATTATAATCAAGCGGCTAATTTTTTATTTCCTAATTTAGCGGAAGAAAAAATGAGTCATCCTGTGTTATCGAATCTTTTAAAAGCTGAACAAAAAATTCATGGTAACTTATTTGTCAGAGAATTACACTGTTATAACAAAGTTTTTGAACAATATATTCATTATTTACCTGAGCTAAAACTGATCAGAAGTTATATATTTGATTTTACTGAAAGGAAAGAAATTGAAGCTAGATTAAAGGATAGTGAAGCAAAATATCGAGCCGTTATTGAGCAAATATCTGAAGGAATTATTTTATTTACCGCCGAAGATTTTTTAATTATTGAAGTTAATGCGTTTGCTAATAAGATATTAAAATATTCTTTAAAAGAGTTAATTCATGAAAATATTGAATCTTTTATTGGAGATAAACCAGAAGAATTTAGAGAAAATTTAGAGAGATTAAAAATTACTAAAATTAGTTTTAGACAGGAATTAAAGTTAAAAGTAAAAAATGATAAACCTTTAGAAGTTGAGTTAAGTGTTAGTGTAATTACCTATCAAAATAAATTAGTTTATTGTTCTGTTTTCAGGGATATTAGCGATCGAAAAAAATTAGAAAATAAACTTAAATATCAGGCTTATCATGACAGTTTAACAGGTTTATATAAAAGAAACTTTTTTATTCATTCTTGTACTAAAAGTTTAGCCCGTGCTAAACGGAAAAAAATGGTTATTGCTGTGATGTTTTTTGATGTGGACTATTTTAAGCAAATTAATGATAATTATGGTCATGATATTGGAGATTTATTGTTAAAACAATTCGCTCAAAGATTACAACATTCTCTGAGGGAAGCTGATAGTTTAGCCCGTTGGGGAGGGGATGAATTTGTGGCTTTATTGCCTGATATTACTTCCCAAGATGATTTAATTATTATACTCGATCGAATTGTACAGGCGATACGAGTTCCTTTTTTGTGTAATGATATAACCATAAGGACTTCTACCAGTATTGGAGTAGCCATTTATCCGAAACACGGTACAGATATTGATGCTTTGTTAAAAAAAGCAGACAAGGCTTTATACACCACCAAAAATAATGGTAGAAACGGTTATACAATTTATCTTTAG